The window GGGTGCCGTCTTCAGGTCCCACCGGTTTGCCATAGGTGTAGTACCAGTTGAGAATGGGATCCCCCGTGTAACCGAGTCCTATCCAGTATCGGCCTGGCTTCAGGATGGTCTCCTTGGGGTTGAAGGGGAAGCGTTCCCAGCGGTAGCCCGGACGCAGAGAAATTTGGGCAACGGGCATGAAGTCGCTGGTGGCTATGAGCTCTCCCGGTTTGCCCCCTGCATCCTCCATAAGGTCGATCCAGACCGATCCCCCGCCGCCATAGCGGTGCAGGGCAAGGCTGATATCTCTGACAGCTACAGGACGGGACAGCTCAAAGACCTGTGCATACTGCCTGAGGTGCGTGGTGACGTATTCGGCTGTTTCCACCATGAACGAGCGGGTCATGGTGACAACCCCGCCTTCTGTTTCCGGTTCCTCCGAGTAGGTGGAGAAGTCTATGTTTTCGGGGAAATCCAGATTGCCGAAGCTGTATGTCGCGCCCTTTTTCAACTTGGGAGCAGGGGGCTTGGCGGTCGCCACCGGTTTGGTTTTGGTCGGGGGCTTTGCGGCAGGCGTCGTCTTGGGTTGCGGTTTGATTTTCACCGGTTTTTGGGCGTCTTTGGGAGGCTGGACTGCGGGCATTTTCTGATCTGGCTTGGCGACAGCGGCTGTTTCAACCACAGGCAGCATCAGTCGTTTAAGCGGGCCGTCGGCAGCTTCCTTGCCGGCGAGCGAAACCGCGTCCCTGCCGAAATTGGAGACGAAAAGCTCCTGTACGCTTGGCCTGCGTGTGCTGCCCTTGCGCGGAATCCATTTTACCTTGCTGTCGTTTACTGTCTCCCTGTTATCCAGCCCCACCTCCACCCTGATGAACCGGTTGGCGATGAACATGGCTGTGCTTTGTGGATTGTAGGGAGTCCATCCGAGATCCGGAAACCAGACTTCAATCCATGAATGCCTGCCCAGACCCATGCGTGAGCGCACCACGTCGCCTGAAAGGGTTATGTCGAAGGGTTCATCAAGCGTGATGCCGTTAACGACGCGGACGGGAATGCCTGCGGAACGCATGATGGCCGCAGCAAGATGGGAATAGTTCTGGCAGTTGCCGGTACCGGTATCAATCGAGAAGAGGGCGTCAAAGCGTTGCGGCGGGTTCACGTAGCGCACATTGTCCACTACCCATTCGGAAATGCGTTGTACCGCCTCATACTGTGTGGAAGCTCCGGCCGTAAGCGTTTGGGCAAGTTCGCGTATGCGTGGGTCATCCAGTTGCACCTGTTCAGTCCCTAGAAGGTATTCGGCCTCTTCGCGGGGGATGGCCCGCATGGGGAAGGGAGCCGTGGAGCGTAACGTGGTCAATTCCGTGGTGTTGGCAGCCTTGAAGCTGACCTGCGCGACTACGGCTGAGGGCGGGCTGTTCCAGCGGCCTTCTATGACCTCGTTGCCGCGTTTATCCGTGAAGGTTCTGCGGTCGTCGGGTTGGGGATTGAACCGCAGATTGAAGTCGCTGACGACCTGACTGAAGGTGGGGGAATTGTATGTCTTGGGTACGACAAAGCTCAGATAGAATGTGTTCGTGGAATCCACGTCGGTAACAGTTTTGGAGACCTCGAAGCTGATCAGCGAGTCCATATTGCCGCGAACACGCACGTTGCGGGCCCAGACATCGGGCGACAGCATGCAGAAGGTGCTCAGAAGCAGAATTGTCAGCAGTGTTGTCCTGAAGGATATGCCGGGCGTATGCAGGATCATGTGGCACCTCCGTGGCCGTATGCCGAAGCATCATGCATCATAGCAGCTTCAGGCGGGGCGAGACAATACCGCAGGTTCATAGGTAAGTTGTCCTGAGCAATCTGAAGCATCTGTCCGTTTCATATGCCAAAAGCGCAGCCGTCAGCGCGGGCATCGCTGCCTGCGGCATAGAACCCTTCTTCCATACGAAGGATGATCTGGCCTCTGCCGAAAAGCTTGCGGTCATGGCCCGAGCAGACGGAAACGGGGTGTCGCAGGGCGGTAAGTGCTTCGATTGTTTCTTCGGGCATGCCTTCTTCCAGTGCTACCGAACCGTCAGGGTTGATGCAGAAACGCAGCCTGTCCAGCGCGCTTTGCGGGTCGCAGCCGTCATCCAGCATGGCGCTGATGACCTGTACATGGCCCTGCGGCTGCATGAAGCCGCCCATGACACCCATGGCCGAGTGGAGCGTTCCATCCGGCATGGTGGTCATGCAGGGGATGATGGTGTGGTATGGACGTTTCGAGGGGCCTATGCAGTTGGGGTGCCCTTCAACGAGTGTGAAATTGCAGCCGCGGTTTTGCAGGACGAAGCCAAGGCCTTCCGGCACGATGCCGCTACCGAAATTCATGTATACGGAATTGACCATGGAGATGGCGTTGCCGTTGCGGTCTGCCACGCAGAATTGCACGGTGTCGCTGCAGCTCTCCGGTGTGCCGTGCATCATGGCGGCATTACGTCTGTCCGGCTGAATGCGTTTGGCGCGCAGGGCGGTGTAGTCTGCTGAAAGCAATTCGCTGTAATCCAGTTCGGCATGTGCCGGATCACAGACATAGCGGCGGGCATCTGCAAACGACAGCCTCAGCGCTTCGATTTGCCGGTGCAGGCGTTCCGGAGAGAGTGGGGCGTGGTCAGCGTGGTCGGTATGGCTGAGGATGCCCAGAGCGCCAAGGGCCACAATGCCTTGCCCGTTGGGCGGGCATTCATGGACGCGGATGCCCCGATACTTTGTCGAGAGTGGCGTTACCCAGTCAGCTGAGCAGGCTGCAAAGTCCTTCACCGTTAGCACGCCTCCCGCAGCCTGAACCGCCGTTGCCATGCGCTGGGCCATGGCCCCTTCATAGAACGCCGATTTGCCGTGGGATGCCACCGCAGAAAGCACTTCGGCCAGTTGCGGATTGGTGATGCGTTCTCCCGGTAGCGGCGCTCTGCCATGGGGAAGCAGGGGAGAGCTGATTGTATGTTTGCGCAGGGCTTCTGCATGGGACCACAGCTCGCTGGTTACAGGGCCGATGCAGAAGCCGTTTTGAGCGAGACGGATGGCAGGGGCGAGAACCTGTTCAAGCTCCAGTGAGCCGAATCTTTCATGCAGTGCGCACCATGCGGCGCAGGCACCGGGAACAGTGACGGATATGCCGTGGAATTTCGGCATGTCTTCCACGCCGAGAGCGGCAACCGCTTCAGGTGTCAGACCTGCACCGCTTTTACCGGAACCGTTCAGGGCGTGCACGGTGGACGTTGCTGCAACGTAGCACAGGGCGAAGGCGTCGCCGCCTATTCCGGTGGAGCAGGGCTCAACCACGGCCAGAACCGCAGCTACGGCAACGGCGGCGTCTGCCGCAGTGCCTCCGGCCCGCAGCATGTCCAGTCCTGCTGCTACTGCCAAGGGTTGTGACGCCGCAACCATACCGTGTTCTGCAAAGACGGGAGAGCGACGGGAATGGAAACCGAAGGGAGGAACGCTGAAACTGGTGCAGGAGTGACTAAGCATTGACGCCTCATGATATTGTTCAATCGCACAACAATGGGAATTTTTTGCAAAAATTCTCTGTTTGGGGTTGCGGGGCTGGTGCTCTCATTGTAACAGGGTAACCAGAGAACCTGCAGGCCCCAATGTCGACAGTTGACATTGGAAGTTACTATTTACCTACGGCAGCTCGCTGCCACAAGCAACAGGTATCCGGTACGGTAATGCCAAAGAAAAAGAAAGGGCAGACA is drawn from Desulfovibrio mangrovi and contains these coding sequences:
- a CDS encoding transglutaminase domain-containing protein, with the translated sequence MILHTPGISFRTTLLTILLLSTFCMLSPDVWARNVRVRGNMDSLISFEVSKTVTDVDSTNTFYLSFVVPKTYNSPTFSQVVSDFNLRFNPQPDDRRTFTDKRGNEVIEGRWNSPPSAVVAQVSFKAANTTELTTLRSTAPFPMRAIPREEAEYLLGTEQVQLDDPRIRELAQTLTAGASTQYEAVQRISEWVVDNVRYVNPPQRFDALFSIDTGTGNCQNYSHLAAAIMRSAGIPVRVVNGITLDEPFDITLSGDVVRSRMGLGRHSWIEVWFPDLGWTPYNPQSTAMFIANRFIRVEVGLDNRETVNDSKVKWIPRKGSTRRPSVQELFVSNFGRDAVSLAGKEAADGPLKRLMLPVVETAAVAKPDQKMPAVQPPKDAQKPVKIKPQPKTTPAAKPPTKTKPVATAKPPAPKLKKGATYSFGNLDFPENIDFSTYSEEPETEGGVVTMTRSFMVETAEYVTTHLRQYAQVFELSRPVAVRDISLALHRYGGGGSVWIDLMEDAGGKPGELIATSDFMPVAQISLRPGYRWERFPFNPKETILKPGRYWIGLGYTGDPILNWYYTYGKPVGPEDGTRFRDALLSDWGGALSYEFNYKVRGIVQ
- a CDS encoding gamma-glutamyltransferase family protein, whose product is MLSHSCTSFSVPPFGFHSRRSPVFAEHGMVAASQPLAVAAGLDMLRAGGTAADAAVAVAAVLAVVEPCSTGIGGDAFALCYVAATSTVHALNGSGKSGAGLTPEAVAALGVEDMPKFHGISVTVPGACAAWCALHERFGSLELEQVLAPAIRLAQNGFCIGPVTSELWSHAEALRKHTISSPLLPHGRAPLPGERITNPQLAEVLSAVASHGKSAFYEGAMAQRMATAVQAAGGVLTVKDFAACSADWVTPLSTKYRGIRVHECPPNGQGIVALGALGILSHTDHADHAPLSPERLHRQIEALRLSFADARRYVCDPAHAELDYSELLSADYTALRAKRIQPDRRNAAMMHGTPESCSDTVQFCVADRNGNAISMVNSVYMNFGSGIVPEGLGFVLQNRGCNFTLVEGHPNCIGPSKRPYHTIIPCMTTMPDGTLHSAMGVMGGFMQPQGHVQVISAMLDDGCDPQSALDRLRFCINPDGSVALEEGMPEETIEALTALRHPVSVCSGHDRKLFGRGQIILRMEEGFYAAGSDARADGCAFGI